The Fusarium falciforme chromosome 7, complete sequence genome window below encodes:
- a CDS encoding oxygenase subunit alpha gives MFQFLSSKSAPTDVPRALPASWYREPAMYELERRAIYSKRWLLVTHRNRFAKSGDFVQYNEAGFSFFLCLDREGNLNGFHNICRHRAYPVVTKDEGNVSILSCKYHGWSYGLSGKLAKAPRFEKMETFDKDANGLFKVHVHIDKRGFVWVNLDGGDKPSVPWKSDFDGADTQPRLGIFNMDDYTFDHAWDMHGDYNWKTLVDNYNECYHCSVAHPGIAATSNLTTYKVEVKGGQIQHFVEDKKGKESGLEVAPTFFFPNASVTMTTKYFYLMRVVPTSATTTSMQYEVYRHKDATDEEFKEVDDFFKQVESEDKGLCNAAQKNLNAGVYVTGDLNSFNEKGVLYFQKILKEAVVQHRNEEQKAGGEMWPARRTAARNGIQEEIEFCQGLCDSKGKEVEW, from the exons ATGTTCCAGTTCCTATCGTCCAAGAGCGCACCGACCGACGTGCCCCGTGCCCTGCCGGCATCATGGTACCGAGAACCTGCCATGTACGAGCTGGAGAGACGGGCCATCTACTCCAAGCGATGGCTGTTAGTGACGCATCGCAATCGCTTTGCCAAGTCGGGCGACTTTGTTCAGTACAATGAAGcaggcttctccttctttctctGCCTCGACAGGGAAGGAAACTTGAACGGATTTCACAATATCTGCCGGCATAGGGCGTACCCTGTGGTGACCAAGGATGAAGGCAATGTCAGCATTCTGTCTTGCAAGTATCACG GATGGTCATATGGCCTGAGCGGAAAACTAGCCAAGGCTCCTCGCttcgagaagatggagacgtTTGACAAAGACGCGAACGGCCTATTCAAGGTTCACGTGCACATTGACAAGAGGGGCTTCGTCTGGGTCAATCTTGATGGAGGAGACAAGCCATCCGTGCCTTGGAAGAGCGACTTTGATGGAGCAGACACGCAGCCTCGACTTGGCATCTTCAACATGGATGATTACACGTTCGATCATGCCTGGGATATGCATGGAGATTATAACTGGAAAACACTGGTGGACAACTACAATGAG TGCTACCATTGCAGCGTTGCTCACCCTGGCATCGCCGCAACCTCCAATCTGACAACATACAAAGTCGAGGTCAAGGGTGGCCAGATCCAGCACTTTgttgaggacaagaaggggAAAGAATCTGGTCTCGAAGTCGCGCCGACATTCTTCTTCCCAAACGCGTCTGTCACCATGAC CACCAAATACTTTTACCTCATGCGGGTAGTACCAACTTCGGCAACCACGACATCAATGCAGTACGAGGTTTACCGACACAAAGACGCCACTGATGAGGAGTTCAAAGAAGTTGACGACTTCTTCAAGCAAGTCGAGTCAGAAGACAAGGGTCTCTGCAATGCTGCCCAGAAGAACTTGAACGCGGGCGTCTACGTCACAGGGGACTTGAACTCTTTCAACGAAAAGGGTGTGTTGTACTTTCAGAAGATACTGAAGGAGGCCGTTGTGCAGCATCGGAACGAAGAGCAAAAGGCCGGTGGCGAGATGTGGCCCGCGAGGAGGACAGCGGCTAGGAATGGCATtcaggaggagattgagttTTGTCAGGGTCTTTGTGATTCTAAAGGCAAGGAGGTTGAGTGGTAG
- a CDS encoding PKS-ER domain-containing protein, translating to MFKISKELRAVMPRVLHLGKAAGKPGQVYYPLQLRETEKPVPGEHEVLVRLRAAALNHRDLFVRHHQYPAISLDHPMLSDGCGVITELGRGVSNNSLLGENVLLTPMRGWISDPAGPEDQRKWSIIGSTRLYDVGTAQDYVCVHQDEVVPAPKHLSAVEGAALPLVGLTAWRALTTKAAIQPGQNVLITGIGGGVALSALQFSVAMGVNVFVTSGSQEKLDRARNLGAQGGTIYKAEKWEADIRQQLPSSRPFIDAVIDGAGGDIVSKAVRLLKPGGVIVQYGMTVSPKMSWTMPAVLLNAELKGTTMGSRQEFRDMVAFVDRTGIRPVISRTVQGLSNLRDIDSLFDDMKAGRQMGKLVIEIEDQSSPRI from the exons ATGTTCAAAATCTCCAAAGAATTGAGAGCAGTTATGCCCCGCGTGCTCCATCTCGGTAAGGCTGCAGGCAAGCCTGGGCAGGTTTACTACCC TCTACAGCTCAGGGAGACTGAGAAGCCTGTCCCCGGAGAACATGAGGTCCTCGTTCGGCTCAGGGCGGCTGCGCTGAACCACCGCGATCTGTTCGTTCGGCATCACCAGTACCCCGCCATATCCCTCGATCACCCCATGTTATCAGACGGCTGTGGAGTGATTACTGAGCTTGGGAGAGGGGTTTCTAATAACTCCCTCCTCGGGGAAAATGTCCTCCTAACACCCATGCGAGGCTGGATATCTGATCCAGCTGGACCAGAGGACCAAAGAAAGTGGTCTATCATCGGATCAACCCGTCTCTACGATGTGGGCACAGCGCAAGACTATGTTTGTGTTCATCAGGACGAGGTTGTTCCGGCTCCGAAACACTTGTCTGCCGTGGAGGGGGCAGCTCTACCACTGGTCGGACTCACAGCCTGGCGGGCATTAACTACCAAGGCTGCTATCCAGCCAGGACAGAACGTTCTAATCACGGGCATCGGAGGTGGTGTTGCTCTCTCAGCCTTACAGTTCAGCGTGGCTATGGGCGTCAATGTCTTCGTTACCTCTGGTAGTCAAGAAAAGCTCGATAGAGCTAGGAACTTGGGTGCACAAGGCGGTACCATCTACAAAGCGGAAAAATGGGAAGCCGACATTCGACAGCAACTTCCATCATCGAGGCCGTTCATTGATGCTGTTATCGATGGAGCAGGCGGCGATATCGTTAGCAAAGCCGTAAGGCTTCTTAAGCCAGGTGGTGTTATTGTACAGTATGGTATGACCGTCTCCCCAAAGATGAGCTGGACTATGCCGGCTGTTCTTCTGAACGCAGAATTAAAGGGAACCACGATGGGTTCCAGGCAAGAGTTTCGGGATATGGTCGCCTTCGTCGACCGCACGGGGATCCGACCAGTGATCAGCAGAACAGTTCAAGGGCTGAGCAACCTCAGGGACATTGATAGCCTCTTTGACGATATGAAAGCTGGACGTCAGATGGGCAAGCTCGTTATTGAGATAGAAGATCAAAGCAGCCCCAGGATCTAG
- a CDS encoding Cupin-2 domain-containing protein, with protein sequence MHDLSPVILDGVKVSQTALNSFPDANYGNVIWQTLLSRPSTCSDSMCAGIATCPSNGTLALHQHTQAEIYYVLAGSGEVEIDGVRHHVTEGSMLWIPGDAMHGVFCGPNETLKWLYVFPEGRFEDIIYRFKSA encoded by the coding sequence ATGCACGACCTCTCACCGGTGATCCTAGACGGAGTCAAAGTCAGTCAGACGGCACTCAACTCGTTCCCCGACGCGAACTACGGTAATGTCATTTGGCAGACACTGCTCTCCAGGCCGAGTACCTGCTCAGACTCGATGTGTGCGGGGATCGCGACTTGTCCATCTAACGGGACACTCGCTCTCCACCAGCACACTCAGGCAGAGATCTACTACGTGCTTGCGGGGTCTGGGGAAGTGGAGATCGACGGGGTTAGGCACCATGTTACCGAGGGTAGCATGCTTTGGATCCCCGGTGATGCGATGCACGGTGTCTTCTGTGGGCCCAATGAGACGCTCAAATGGCTGTATGTCTTTCCTGAAGGCCGTTTCGAGGATATCATCTACCGGTTTAAGTCCGCATAA
- a CDS encoding Fungal-trans domain-containing protein, with protein MLEMSTLPDLGVTAEDCAYPVEVSRQQAQGQQGPHPASSDNPDLSRGTPESSDTQTSEFVSKIAKLEAKIETMGSSLQRIERCLALLLDSSNLGGMGLPTSSGHPESSPRTGFGTAGQGTSRFQRSPQNDPTLEGFGTPEDVFMAVIDSYFTYCQNQPYSFFHEETFRQRLSEQAIPRHLVLAVMATATRFCSHPYFSGRALEMSVEYANRSWKLIVSDCFTVGKVAEVSTVQTVALLGLFDFTAGRLRHSSAWVKVGLAVRIAQDCGLMLENAAHLSYAEQEERRRVFWSVYLLDRLVSCGRGRPPAIVDASCHVQLPCDESTWREGLWAKTQSLDEMTNRTLSVSQLQCPLAQVIAIAQILGRCAQYVLQDFNIRGPYPPWDPGSDFAGIESDLLHFEAYLEIQRPVNEMLAPHISAEGVVDSQSSGPIIFSRALFHLCYCLLNHPFLLRRRINTCRNLAPISFIKRSSDLAWIHAQQMMALIREARKLGCSFHSSSSGYAVTVAGSIIALRTYDEESLACEQAQILLEEAFLYLDIIGQHWSNVRTMASTLRRIVYDGVLGPHLNSLAQALTFTPAEEEALWAVVDYNTMSNQLGEDAIMSWQESDGPMPNSWIDLFGPIDYALLSNLNAATQE; from the exons ATGCTCGAAATGTCAACCTTGCCCGACTTGGGTGTAACGGCAGAAGACTGCGCATATCCCGTCGAAGTTTCTCGGCAGCAGGCTCAAGGGCAACAAGGGCCTCATCCAGCGAGCAGCGACAACCCCGACCTTTCACGAGGAACCCCCGAGTCAAGCGACACACAG ACCTCAGAATTCGTAAGTAAGATTGCAAAACTTGAAGCAAAGATCGAGACAATGGGATCGAGCCTACAACG GATTGAAAGATGCCTCGCTTTGCTATTAGACAGCAGTAACCTGGGTGGTATGGGGTTGCCAACATCTTCCGGACACCCTGAGAGCAGCCCGAGGACAGGGTTTGGGACTGCAGGGCAAGGCACCAGCAGGTTCCAACGTTCGCCGCAAAATGATCCTACGCTCGAGGGCTTTGGAACGCCGGAGGATGTGTTCATGGCAGTCATTGATTCATACTTTACTTACTGCCAGAACCAGCCGTACTCGTTCTTTCATGAGGAGACCTTCCGGCAACGTTTGTCCGAACAAGCTATCCCTAGGCATCTAGTCCTAGCCGTCATGGCGACTGCAACTCGATTCTGTTCGCATCCGTACTTTTCGGGGCGTGCATTGGAGATGTCTGTCGAATATGCGAACAGATCTTGGAAGCTCATTGTGTCGGACTGTTTTACCGTCGGCAAGGTGGCAGAGGTATCGACTGTCCAGACGGTCGCCTTGCTAGGCTTGTTCGACTTCACTG CTGGTCGATTACGCCATAGCTCAGCGTGGGTCAAAGTCGGCCTAGCCGTCAGGATCGCACAGGATTGCGGACTCATGCTAGAGAACGCAGCGCATCTCTCGTATGCGGAACAGGAAGAGCGACGACGGGTGTTTTGGTCAGTCTATCTGTTGGATCGCTTGGTCTCCTGCGGCCGTGGTCGACCACCGGCCATCGTTGACGCGTCGTGCCACGTGCAGCTGCCGTGTGACGAGTCAACATGGAGAGAGGGCCTATGGGCCAAAACACAATCGTTGGACGAGATGACAAACCGAACGCTTTCAGTATCTCAACTGCAATGCCCTTTGGCTCAGGTCATTGCTATTGCGCAAATCCTCGGCCGATGTGCGCAATATGTGCTTCAAGACTTCAACATCAGAGGCCCATATCCACCCTGGGATCCTGGCTCGGACTTCGCCGGCATCGAATCTGATCTTCTACATTTTGAAGCGTATTTGGAGATACAGAGACCAGTCAATGAGATGCTCGCACCTCATATCTCGGCTGAAGGAGTAGTGGACAGCCAGTCTTCAGGGCCGATCATCTTCTCTCGAGCACTGTTCCATCTCTGCTATTGTCTACTCAACCATCCATTCTTATTACGGCGCCGCATCAACACATGCCGCAACCTTGCGCCCATCAGTTTCATTAAACGGTCATCTGACCTAGCTTGGATTCATGCACAGCAGATGATGGCTCTTATCCGTGAGGCGCGCAAGTTAGGCTGTTCATTTCACTCTTCATCCAGCGGCTATGCGGTGACGGTCGCGGGCTCCATTATCGCGTTACGGACCTATGACGAGGAATCTTTAGCTTGTGAACAGGCTCAAATACTGCTTGAAGAGGCCTTTCTCTATCTGGACATCATTGGCCAGCACTGGAGTAATGTTAGAACAATG GCTTCGACACTTCGCCGAATAGTCTACGATGGGGTTTTAGGACCTCACCTGAACAGCCTCGCGCAAGCTTTGACCTTCACGCctgccgaggaagaagctctATGGGCGGTGGTCGACTATAATACCATGTCAAACCAACTCGGCGAAGATGCGATAATGAGTTGGCAGGAATCAGATGGCCCAATGCCAAATTCGTGGATTGATTTGTTTGGTCCCATTGACTATGCTTTGCTATCTAATTTAAACGCCGCAACTCAAGAGTAA